A DNA window from Iodobacter ciconiae contains the following coding sequences:
- a CDS encoding TonB family protein codes for MPRTVFYPSAMNIAVSHDSQRHSAWLWHGLAASIFVHLLFLLLPAAAPKVLPKQAASQGLQLQLQPRPAPKRRPEPTPVPKLPPVMTKAPPKVPVKEDYFVPARPASQAAAPVKEVVIDDLGDALSGKPGNKPAELITRYADLKPSIDEQQENGATRARQSVDTQALFNIWEPQIRRKVERIGQMNFPKDEYGRSMFGTLQFRLVLNGDGNIASLTLEQSSGNPALDAAALQIVRRSATFGPVPVPLLDKRGQIMLLRYYQFINERAVWGRS; via the coding sequence ATGCCTCGCACAGTTTTCTATCCGAGTGCTATGAATATTGCCGTATCTCATGATTCTCAACGACATTCGGCCTGGCTATGGCACGGCTTAGCGGCTTCTATTTTTGTGCATCTTTTATTTTTGCTGCTGCCCGCTGCCGCCCCTAAGGTATTGCCAAAACAGGCGGCCAGCCAGGGTCTTCAGTTGCAACTGCAGCCCAGGCCTGCCCCTAAACGCAGGCCCGAACCCACACCTGTTCCCAAGCTGCCACCGGTGATGACAAAAGCGCCGCCTAAAGTGCCGGTGAAGGAAGATTATTTTGTTCCCGCACGGCCAGCCAGCCAGGCGGCTGCGCCGGTAAAAGAAGTGGTGATTGATGATCTGGGTGACGCGTTAAGCGGCAAGCCTGGTAACAAGCCTGCGGAGTTAATTACCCGCTATGCGGATCTAAAACCCAGCATTGACGAGCAGCAGGAAAACGGCGCAACACGCGCGCGGCAAAGTGTGGATACCCAAGCGCTGTTTAATATCTGGGAGCCACAAATTCGCAGAAAGGTAGAGCGTATCGGGCAAATGAATTTCCCTAAAGATGAATACGGGCGCTCGATGTTTGGTACTTTGCAGTTTCGCCTGGTGCTCAATGGCGATGGCAATATTGCATCGCTCACCTTGGAGCAATCATCGGGTAACCCGGCTCTGGATGCTGCTGCTTTGCAGATCGTAAGGCGCTCGGCCACCTTCGGCCCGGTGCCCGTGCCACTTCTGGATAAGCGCGGCCAGATTATGCTGCTGCGTTACTATCAGTTTATTAACGAGAGAGCGGTGTGGGGTAGGTCTTGA